A stretch of bacterium DNA encodes these proteins:
- a CDS encoding FAD-dependent oxidoreductase produces the protein MTNATDETFDLVIVGSGAAAAAAALAAQSLGKRVVVLEKQARFGGSTAISGGVLWVPDNPLMAEEGIPDSRERARTYLDAAVATDTPFSSSAHRDTFLRVGPALVTFLRERGMRFFRPDGWSDYYDELPGGEPRSRCLMAPLYDARRLGEWGPRLARSPVGGGLPVHSHELTDLFLVWRTWRGKRMALEMVRRKVSAWLRGADFVTNGAALQGRLLEILLAHEIPIRLASPVEALVEEDGRVVGVEVGGDRPGIIRGRDGVLLNAGGFSRNDRLRREAGRAPATSEWTATNPGDTGEILEQARALGAATDNLDAFWWVLTSKNLDGSWPEGTTMPDGSVAPWMHHLDLSLPHSILVDGRGERFCNESASYMELGEAMFTRHAETGSAIPAWTIMDAVHRSRYPWGTALPGTTPEAWLESGYMKRADSLEDLAKDCGIDAAGLVATVERWNAACAEGVDPDHHRGERVFDRIHGDPTVRPNPGMGTIAKPPFHAVPMFPSDVGCAGGLVTDPYARVLRTDGSAIEGLYAAGNTTASLFVKTYPGAGSSISASLVHGFVAAHHAAGAAARIDAIGQEQTA, from the coding sequence ATGACGAACGCGACCGACGAAACGTTCGATCTCGTGATCGTGGGCAGCGGGGCCGCCGCCGCCGCCGCCGCCCTCGCCGCGCAGTCCCTCGGCAAGCGCGTCGTCGTGCTCGAGAAGCAGGCGCGCTTCGGCGGCTCGACGGCGATCTCGGGGGGCGTGCTCTGGGTCCCGGACAATCCGCTGATGGCGGAGGAAGGGATCCCCGACTCGCGCGAGCGCGCCCGGACCTATCTCGACGCCGCCGTGGCGACGGACACGCCCTTCTCGTCATCCGCCCATCGGGACACCTTCCTCCGTGTCGGGCCCGCTCTCGTGACCTTCCTTCGCGAGCGGGGCATGAGGTTCTTCCGGCCCGACGGGTGGTCCGACTACTACGACGAGCTGCCCGGCGGCGAGCCGCGGAGTCGCTGCCTGATGGCGCCGCTCTACGATGCCCGGCGACTCGGCGAGTGGGGCCCGCGCCTCGCGCGCTCGCCCGTCGGCGGGGGCCTCCCGGTCCACAGCCACGAGCTCACGGATCTCTTCCTCGTCTGGCGAACCTGGCGCGGCAAGCGGATGGCCCTCGAGATGGTCCGCCGGAAGGTCTCGGCCTGGCTTCGTGGCGCCGACTTCGTCACCAACGGCGCCGCGCTCCAGGGCCGCCTGCTCGAGATCCTGCTCGCGCACGAGATTCCGATCCGACTCGCGAGTCCGGTCGAGGCACTCGTCGAGGAAGACGGCCGAGTCGTCGGCGTCGAGGTCGGGGGCGACCGGCCGGGGATCATTCGCGGGCGCGACGGCGTGCTGCTCAACGCGGGCGGCTTCTCGCGAAACGATCGGCTCCGTCGCGAAGCGGGTCGCGCCCCGGCGACGAGTGAGTGGACGGCGACCAACCCGGGCGACACCGGCGAGATCCTCGAGCAGGCCCGCGCGCTCGGCGCCGCGACGGACAATCTCGATGCCTTCTGGTGGGTCCTGACTTCGAAGAACCTGGACGGGAGCTGGCCCGAAGGGACGACGATGCCCGACGGGTCGGTCGCCCCCTGGATGCACCACCTCGATCTGTCGCTCCCTCATTCGATCCTCGTCGACGGGCGGGGTGAACGCTTCTGCAACGAGAGCGCCTCGTACATGGAGCTGGGCGAAGCGATGTTCACGCGCCACGCGGAGACGGGCAGCGCAATCCCGGCCTGGACGATCATGGACGCCGTCCACCGGTCCCGGTATCCGTGGGGCACCGCGCTGCCGGGCACCACGCCCGAGGCCTGGCTCGAGAGTGGCTACATGAAGCGCGCCGACTCCCTCGAAGATCTCGCCAAGGACTGCGGGATCGACGCAGCGGGTCTCGTCGCGACGGTCGAACGCTGGAACGCCGCCTGCGCCGAGGGCGTCGACCCGGACCATCACCGCGGCGAGCGCGTCTTCGATCGCATCCACGGCGACCCCACGGTCCGGCCGAACCCCGGCATGGGCACGATCGCGAAGCCGCCCTTCCATGCCGTACCGATGTTCCCGAGCGACGTCGGCTGCGCGGGGGGGCTCGTGACCGATCCCTACGCGCGGGTACTCCGAACGGACGGAAGCGCGATCGAGGGTCTCTACGCGGCGGGCAACACCACCGCCTCCCTCTTCGTGAAGACCTATCCCGGCGCCGGCTCGAGCATCTCCGCGAGCCTCGTCCACGGCTTCGTGGCGGCCCACCACGCGGCCGGGGCCGCCGCACGGATCGACGCGATCGGCCAGGAGCAGACCGCATGA
- a CDS encoding D-2-hydroxyacid dehydrogenase, with the protein MKIVVTGDRAEILRAGVARTLEGTGVAPDVVVLHEDGRFEGDPAGCEVVLFCVSAARHKGAMRSLMPLFGEPALRWMQGPGAGIDNPIWETLLARGVRLTNASGIHGDPIAQYIFAYVLHWERNVAQHQRQQAERRWETIYSGDLSAKTIGIVGYGGIGRSTARIAKAFGMRTIGCRRSPCEDEHLDRFVNLDGLPDLLAESDYVVLCMPYNDETRGMIGAAELAAMRPEAVLINVARGGVVDEPALIDVLRAGSIRGATLDVVSEEPLPEDSPLWSLENCVLTPHDAGYSPLGSERLGELFLENLGRFARGEALRNEILSTGIERTPERS; encoded by the coding sequence TTGAAGATCGTCGTCACCGGCGACCGCGCCGAGATCCTGCGCGCGGGCGTGGCCCGGACCCTCGAAGGGACCGGGGTCGCGCCCGACGTCGTGGTCCTGCATGAAGACGGTCGCTTCGAGGGCGATCCCGCGGGCTGCGAGGTCGTGCTCTTCTGCGTGAGCGCGGCGCGTCACAAGGGAGCCATGCGCTCGCTGATGCCGCTCTTCGGCGAGCCGGCGCTCCGTTGGATGCAGGGACCGGGGGCCGGGATCGACAATCCGATCTGGGAGACGCTGCTCGCGCGCGGCGTGCGTCTCACGAACGCGTCGGGCATCCACGGCGACCCGATCGCCCAGTACATCTTCGCCTACGTGCTTCACTGGGAGCGCAACGTCGCCCAGCACCAGAGACAGCAGGCGGAGCGTCGCTGGGAGACGATCTACAGCGGGGATCTCTCCGCGAAGACGATCGGGATCGTCGGTTACGGCGGAATCGGTCGCTCGACGGCCCGGATCGCCAAGGCCTTCGGCATGCGCACGATCGGCTGCCGTCGCTCGCCCTGCGAGGACGAGCACCTCGATCGCTTCGTGAACCTGGACGGACTCCCGGACCTGCTGGCCGAGAGCGACTACGTCGTGCTCTGCATGCCCTACAACGACGAGACGCGCGGGATGATCGGGGCGGCGGAGCTCGCCGCGATGCGTCCGGAGGCGGTCCTGATCAACGTCGCGCGCGGCGGCGTCGTCGACGAGCCCGCATTGATCGACGTGCTGCGCGCCGGATCGATCCGGGGCGCGACCCTCGACGTCGTGTCCGAGGAGCCGCTGCCGGAGGATTCGCCGCTCTGGAGCCTCGAGAACTGCGTCCTCACTCCGCACGATGCGGGCTACTCGCCCCTCGGCTCGGAGCGGCTCGGAGAGCTCTTTCTCGAGAACCTCGGGCGTTTCGCGCGGGGCGAGGCGCTGCGCAACGAGATCCTCTCGACCGGGATCGAACGGACGCCGGAGCGGTCGTAG
- a CDS encoding DUF2889 domain-containing protein, whose amino-acid sequence MSLLPEEPDLEQIHTRDYETKVYRVSQNELLVRGAVSDRKPPGLYVADDPDELEVHQMVVELRVAYPSLEITDASVVFESHPHANCPMIAASYRKLVGLSVARGFLRKTKDLFGGPNGCTHTNALIQAMAPAIVQSTWSIRIEDQMKAGVRRSELSREERESRAQANRNTCHLWAEDGERYERYIEGSLDGEILIPVIERLKELGREDDPHWS is encoded by the coding sequence ATGTCACTGCTCCCCGAAGAACCCGACCTCGAACAGATCCACACCCGCGACTACGAGACGAAGGTCTATCGCGTGTCCCAGAACGAGCTCCTGGTTCGCGGTGCGGTCTCCGATCGCAAGCCGCCGGGGCTCTATGTCGCCGACGACCCCGACGAGCTCGAGGTGCATCAGATGGTGGTCGAGCTTCGCGTCGCGTATCCGTCCCTCGAGATCACGGACGCGAGCGTCGTCTTCGAATCCCATCCCCACGCGAACTGCCCGATGATCGCGGCTTCCTACCGGAAGCTCGTCGGTCTCTCGGTCGCCCGTGGCTTCCTGCGCAAGACGAAGGATCTCTTCGGCGGACCGAATGGCTGCACGCACACGAATGCGCTGATCCAGGCGATGGCGCCGGCGATCGTGCAGTCGACCTGGTCGATCCGGATCGAGGACCAGATGAAGGCGGGCGTCCGACGCTCGGAGCTCTCGCGCGAGGAGCGCGAGTCCCGCGCCCAGGCCAACCGGAACACCTGCCACCTCTGGGCCGAGGACGGCGAGCGCTACGAGCGGTACATCGAGGGAAGCCTCGACGGCGAGATCCTGATCCCGGTCATCGAGCGCTTGAAGGAGCTGGGTCGCGAGGACGACCCGCACTGGAGCTAG
- a CDS encoding MFS transporter, translating into MSAAASPEPHASELLTATQRRVVIAGMMGGVSLAAIDQMVLSTAVAAIAGELGDIGQAPWIFSANLLTSASSMPIWGKLGDLYGRRRVFQIAISLFIVASLVAATSDSMLQLIVCRALQGLGGGALLTMPYAILGDIVPPRDRAAYVGFISVVWTAAGFVGPPLGGFFVDGPGWRWMFTMNVPAALFALIALQTCYRIPVQRIEHRVDFEGALLLFGSVGTLILYTSWAGEALGWFSPGALAFLGASALLGVAFAFQERRAAEPILELSLLRRRTIWPPLLATCIFGFANFAIAFFLPLFGIVVRGANTVQAGFTLAPLTLGLLAAGIVTGRRAATTQRYRRYASIGLAIYIAGLAGLITSDATTPLVVFLGWSLLLGLGSGSLSPVVVSAIQNAVEERYLGVASSLPGFSRAVAQTIGTSVLGSFLAIRITRRLQADVAGVAPAGTDLDYFVDSPDAVRDLEGPLLEAVVEAYRAAFSDTFSVMLVVMALALVVSRFMRDPKLRTQT; encoded by the coding sequence ATGTCCGCCGCCGCCTCCCCCGAACCGCATGCCAGCGAGCTGCTGACCGCCACGCAGCGACGCGTCGTGATCGCGGGCATGATGGGCGGCGTCTCTCTCGCCGCGATCGACCAGATGGTGCTGTCGACCGCCGTCGCCGCGATCGCCGGCGAGCTCGGCGACATCGGCCAGGCGCCCTGGATCTTCAGCGCGAACCTCCTGACGAGCGCGTCGAGCATGCCCATCTGGGGCAAGCTCGGCGACCTCTACGGTCGCCGGCGCGTGTTCCAGATCGCCATCTCGCTCTTCATCGTCGCCTCGCTGGTCGCGGCGACCTCGGACTCGATGCTCCAGCTGATCGTCTGTCGCGCGCTCCAGGGGCTCGGGGGCGGAGCGCTCCTCACGATGCCCTACGCGATCCTCGGCGACATCGTCCCGCCCCGGGATCGAGCCGCGTACGTGGGCTTCATCTCCGTCGTCTGGACGGCGGCCGGCTTCGTCGGGCCGCCGCTCGGCGGCTTCTTCGTCGACGGACCGGGCTGGCGGTGGATGTTCACGATGAACGTGCCCGCCGCGCTCTTCGCGTTGATCGCGCTCCAGACCTGCTACCGGATCCCCGTCCAACGGATCGAGCACCGCGTCGACTTCGAGGGCGCGCTGCTCCTCTTCGGCTCCGTCGGAACGCTGATCCTCTACACGTCCTGGGCCGGCGAGGCCCTGGGCTGGTTCTCTCCCGGCGCGCTCGCGTTCCTGGGAGCGAGCGCGCTCCTCGGCGTGGCCTTCGCGTTCCAGGAGCGCCGTGCCGCCGAGCCGATCCTCGAGCTCTCGCTCCTGCGACGTCGAACGATCTGGCCGCCGCTCCTCGCCACCTGCATCTTCGGTTTCGCCAACTTCGCGATCGCCTTCTTCCTCCCTCTCTTCGGGATCGTGGTTCGCGGCGCGAACACCGTCCAGGCCGGCTTCACCCTCGCGCCCCTCACCCTCGGACTGCTCGCCGCCGGGATCGTGACCGGCCGCCGCGCGGCGACCACCCAGCGCTATCGACGCTATGCGTCCATCGGACTCGCGATCTACATCGCGGGCCTCGCCGGCCTCATCACCTCGGATGCGACGACGCCGCTGGTCGTCTTCCTCGGATGGAGCCTCCTGCTCGGCCTCGGCAGCGGCTCCCTCAGCCCGGTCGTCGTCTCCGCGATCCAGAACGCCGTCGAAGAGCGCTATCTCGGGGTGGCGAGTTCGCTTCCCGGTTTCTCGCGCGCGGTCGCGCAGACGATCGGGACCTCGGTGCTCGGGTCGTTCCTCGCGATCCGCATCACGCGACGTCTCCAGGCGGACGTGGCGGGCGTCGCCCCGGCCGGGACCGATCTCGACTACTTCGTGGACAGCCCGGACGCGGTCCGCGATCTCGAGGGCCCGCTCCTCGAAGCGGTCGTCGAGGCCTACCGCGCGGCCTTCTCCGACACCTTCTCCGTGATGCTCGTCGTCATGGCGCTCGCACTCGTGGTGTCGCGCTTCATGCGAGACCCGAAGCTGCGCACGCAGACGTGA
- a CDS encoding TIGR03619 family F420-dependent LLM class oxidoreductase, protein MKHWQALGYAKPEEMLEIAPVAEEVGFEGLLLSDHVFVPEERKSKYPYSADGEPDFPVAAPFPESFVLMAVLAQRTSRLRFATNVYILPLRHPVEVAKALGTAAVFSNDRAVLGVGAGWMKDEFDVLGRTFEKRGARIDEQVEVIRKLLTGEIVEHEGEHYSFPAMQMRPAPSKPVPIWMGGVNAAALRRAGRYGDGWSGRGETYAEAVEILETIAAHRKEAGREAEPFEAIVPFVEDVSADQRAHLVELGMTGTVSYPFPYTVGPEATLKEKLDYLRRYGDEVIAKDGARAGSR, encoded by the coding sequence GTGAAGCACTGGCAGGCCCTCGGCTACGCGAAGCCGGAAGAGATGCTCGAGATCGCCCCCGTCGCCGAAGAGGTCGGCTTCGAAGGGCTGCTCCTCTCCGACCACGTGTTCGTGCCGGAGGAGCGGAAGTCGAAGTACCCCTACAGCGCCGATGGCGAGCCGGACTTCCCGGTCGCCGCGCCCTTTCCCGAGTCCTTCGTCCTGATGGCCGTCCTGGCCCAACGTACGTCCCGGCTGCGCTTCGCGACGAACGTCTACATCCTGCCGTTGCGTCATCCCGTCGAAGTCGCGAAGGCGCTCGGGACCGCGGCGGTGTTCTCGAACGACCGCGCCGTGCTCGGCGTCGGTGCCGGCTGGATGAAGGACGAGTTCGACGTCCTGGGTCGGACCTTCGAGAAGCGGGGGGCGAGGATCGACGAGCAGGTCGAGGTGATCCGCAAGCTGCTGACCGGCGAGATCGTCGAGCACGAAGGCGAGCACTACTCGTTCCCGGCCATGCAGATGCGGCCCGCGCCTTCGAAGCCCGTGCCCATCTGGATGGGGGGCGTGAATGCGGCCGCGCTCCGCCGGGCCGGTCGCTACGGCGACGGTTGGTCGGGCAGGGGAGAGACCTACGCCGAAGCGGTGGAGATCCTCGAGACGATCGCGGCGCATCGAAAGGAAGCCGGCCGCGAAGCCGAGCCCTTCGAGGCGATCGTGCCGTTCGTGGAGGACGTGAGTGCGGACCAACGCGCGCATCTCGTCGAGCTCGGCATGACGGGGACGGTCTCCTACCCCTTCCCCTATACCGTCGGCCCGGAGGCGACCCTTAAGGAGAAGCTCGACTATCTGCGCCGCTACGGCGACGAGGTCATCGCGAAGGACGGCGCCCGCGCGGGCTCGCGCTAG
- a CDS encoding aromatic ring-hydroxylating dioxygenase subunit alpha yields MKDATPLVAGADFPSALERADLVPAARYYDPDFFALERDRFWTRTWQMACRLDEIPRVGDWVEYECLGRSVIVTRVQSDEIRAYHNACRHRGTQLAAGRGHSPNGFTCPFHGWCWNLDGSNRAVFAADVFDPALLEPEALRLAEARADTWGGCVWINFDDEAPPLRASLEPFATYHDALGVERMHAESWFETIVPANWKLVAEAFMEGYHADQTHPQLLARSAKQGYSAGTDPLGFVDPDDIVGSSLYFMRSLSEGMGGGMIHARDIEVAETLLGMELPDDPLEALTAWTTRLNDEIRARAKAAGGDMPDLNALLASGHVHSVNFCFPHFWYLPVYGNAASYRIRPISPQETRFEVWTTTLWPIEDAGAIPREPTSRALDDPGWGEVLRQDFDNLPRLQAGVRSPGFEAMRLARDVEGTIANFHQALDGFLARRDHEDLLPAIQGVSGPIDAPIRDLGL; encoded by the coding sequence ATGAAGGACGCCACCCCGCTCGTCGCCGGCGCCGACTTCCCGTCGGCGCTCGAACGCGCCGATCTCGTCCCCGCCGCCCGCTACTACGACCCGGACTTCTTCGCGCTCGAGCGCGACCGGTTCTGGACGCGCACGTGGCAGATGGCCTGTCGGCTCGACGAGATTCCGCGGGTCGGGGACTGGGTCGAGTACGAGTGTCTCGGTCGATCGGTGATCGTCACGCGGGTCCAATCGGACGAGATCCGCGCCTACCACAACGCGTGTCGCCACCGCGGGACCCAGCTCGCCGCCGGTCGCGGGCACTCGCCGAACGGCTTCACCTGTCCCTTCCACGGCTGGTGCTGGAACCTCGACGGGAGCAATCGCGCGGTCTTCGCCGCCGACGTCTTCGACCCGGCGCTCCTCGAACCGGAGGCGCTCCGCCTGGCCGAGGCGCGGGCCGACACCTGGGGCGGCTGCGTCTGGATCAACTTCGACGACGAAGCCCCTCCCCTTCGCGCCAGCCTCGAACCCTTCGCCACCTACCACGACGCGCTCGGCGTCGAGCGCATGCACGCGGAGAGCTGGTTCGAGACGATCGTGCCGGCGAACTGGAAGCTCGTCGCCGAGGCCTTCATGGAGGGCTACCACGCCGATCAGACCCACCCGCAGCTCCTCGCCCGCTCGGCGAAGCAGGGCTACTCGGCCGGGACCGACCCTCTCGGCTTCGTCGATCCCGACGACATCGTCGGCAGCTCGCTCTACTTCATGCGTAGCCTGTCGGAAGGCATGGGCGGGGGCATGATTCACGCCCGCGACATCGAGGTCGCCGAGACCCTCCTCGGGATGGAGCTGCCCGACGATCCGCTCGAGGCACTCACGGCCTGGACGACGCGACTGAACGACGAGATCCGCGCGCGCGCGAAGGCCGCCGGCGGCGACATGCCGGACCTGAACGCGCTCCTCGCCTCGGGGCACGTCCACAGCGTGAACTTCTGCTTCCCGCATTTCTGGTATCTGCCGGTCTACGGCAACGCCGCGTCCTACCGGATCCGCCCGATCTCGCCGCAGGAGACCCGCTTCGAGGTCTGGACGACGACGCTCTGGCCGATCGAGGACGCGGGCGCGATTCCGCGCGAGCCGACCTCGCGCGCTCTCGATGATCCCGGCTGGGGCGAAGTCCTGCGCCAGGACTTCGACAACCTGCCGCGGCTCCAGGCGGGCGTCCGCAGCCCGGGCTTCGAGGCGATGCGTCTCGCGCGGGACGTCGAGGGGACGATCGCGAACTTCCATCAGGCCCTCGACGGCTTCCTCGCCCGGCGCGACCACGAGGACCTGCTGCCGGCCATCCAGGGCGTGTCCGGTCCGATCGACGCCCCGATCCGCGACCTCGGCCTCTAG
- a CDS encoding DUF3604 domain-containing protein, whose product MWAEDSDNPDAQALRFDVQNVFEPDYTTLERGVAPPDPNRNVYFGDLHVHTTYSFDAFAFGTVATPADAYRYARGERIRHPGGFDVQLRQPLDFYAVTDHAMFMGAARAGADTSTALSKYDFAEVLHDLNAPDNVDLPSIPQRIRAFSGLLPKMAAAVADGSLDRELVLEITRSAWADTIEAADRFYSPGRFTTFAAYEYTSSTDDRGNLHRNVIFRDTDTLPAVPFSRFHSQNPEGLWDWMDGLRDRGIESLAIPHNSNGSNGQMFKLVDWAGNPMDEAYGEQRLRNEPLVEITQVKGTSETHPTLSDTDEWAGFEITPYRVATMLPSAPPGSYVRDALRRGLQLEAGGAVNPYEFGIVGASDTHTAAISDDESDYFAKIGLLDSNAQLRGSVPLSFFEATVAKMVASDLVTGVEGRSYQHSASITYGASGLAAVWAEENTRESIYDAFRRKETFATSGPRIPVRFFAGDGIEPAMAGAKDLAARGYAGGVPMGADLEVGPTSAPRFLFWAARDPLSAPLQRLQIIKGWEQDGETFEVVNDVACSDGLEPDPATRRCPDNGAKVDLSDCSITTDVGDGELSAVWTDPDFDPSQRAFYYVRVLENPTCRWSTWDAVRAGVEPRPDYPKTIQERAWSSPIQVKPAT is encoded by the coding sequence ATGTGGGCCGAGGATTCCGACAATCCCGACGCACAGGCGCTCCGCTTCGACGTCCAGAACGTATTCGAGCCGGACTACACGACCCTCGAGCGCGGGGTGGCGCCGCCCGACCCGAACCGGAACGTCTACTTCGGCGATCTGCACGTCCACACCACCTATTCCTTCGACGCGTTCGCCTTCGGCACGGTCGCGACGCCCGCGGATGCCTACCGCTATGCGAGGGGGGAGCGGATTCGACACCCCGGCGGCTTCGACGTCCAGCTCCGTCAGCCCCTCGACTTCTACGCGGTGACGGACCACGCGATGTTCATGGGGGCCGCCCGGGCGGGAGCGGATACGTCGACGGCGCTCTCGAAGTACGACTTCGCGGAGGTGCTCCACGACCTGAACGCACCGGACAACGTCGACCTCCCGAGCATTCCCCAGCGGATCCGCGCCTTTTCGGGCCTCCTTCCGAAGATGGCGGCCGCCGTCGCGGATGGGAGCCTCGATCGCGAGCTCGTCCTGGAGATCACCCGCTCGGCCTGGGCGGATACGATCGAGGCCGCCGACCGGTTCTACTCGCCGGGCCGATTCACGACCTTCGCCGCGTACGAGTACACCTCGTCGACGGACGACCGCGGCAACCTCCACCGCAACGTCATCTTTCGCGATACGGACACGCTCCCGGCCGTGCCCTTCTCGCGGTTCCATTCCCAGAATCCGGAAGGGCTCTGGGACTGGATGGACGGACTTCGCGATCGCGGAATCGAGAGCCTGGCGATTCCACACAACTCGAACGGCTCGAACGGGCAGATGTTCAAGCTCGTCGACTGGGCGGGGAATCCGATGGACGAGGCCTACGGAGAGCAGCGCCTGCGCAACGAGCCCCTGGTCGAGATCACCCAGGTGAAGGGGACGTCCGAGACCCACCCGACCCTCTCCGATACGGACGAGTGGGCCGGCTTCGAGATCACGCCCTATCGAGTAGCGACGATGCTTCCCTCGGCGCCTCCCGGGAGCTACGTACGCGACGCGCTTCGACGAGGTCTCCAGCTCGAAGCGGGCGGTGCGGTCAATCCCTACGAGTTCGGGATCGTCGGGGCGAGCGATACGCACACGGCCGCGATCTCCGACGACGAGTCCGACTATTTCGCGAAGATCGGGCTGCTCGATTCGAACGCGCAGCTGCGGGGATCGGTCCCGCTCTCGTTCTTCGAGGCGACGGTCGCGAAGATGGTCGCGAGTGATCTCGTGACCGGGGTCGAGGGGCGCTCGTATCAGCACAGCGCTTCCATCACGTACGGCGCGTCCGGCCTGGCCGCCGTGTGGGCCGAGGAGAACACCCGCGAATCGATCTACGACGCCTTCCGGCGCAAGGAGACCTTCGCGACGTCGGGACCGCGGATCCCGGTCCGCTTCTTCGCAGGCGACGGGATCGAGCCGGCGATGGCCGGTGCGAAGGACCTGGCGGCGCGCGGCTACGCCGGCGGCGTGCCGATGGGGGCGGATCTGGAAGTCGGGCCGACGAGCGCCCCGCGCTTTCTGTTCTGGGCGGCGCGCGACCCGCTCTCTGCCCCGCTCCAGCGGCTCCAGATCATCAAGGGGTGGGAGCAGGACGGCGAGACCTTCGAGGTCGTGAACGACGTCGCCTGCTCGGACGGCCTCGAGCCGGACCCGGCGACCCGGCGTTGTCCGGACAACGGCGCGAAGGTCGATCTCTCGGACTGCTCGATCACGACGGACGTGGGCGACGGCGAGCTTTCCGCGGTCTGGACCGACCCGGACTTCGATCCGAGCCAGCGTGCCTTCTACTATGTCCGCGTGCTCGAGAACCCGACCTGTCGCTGGTCGACCTGGGACGCGGTCCGCGCCGGGGTGGAGCCGCGCCCCGACTACCCGAAGACGATTCAAGAACGGGCCTGGTCGTCGCCGATCCAGGTGAAGCCCGCGACCTGA
- a CDS encoding phytanoyl-CoA dioxygenase family protein — MGRFIGRRGVVMLSAGANAFSVEPLPDQEVSRIAAEIDERGFAVREGLIPDSLREALIERIDALMDELAIPFGGNRFLGTHTRRIFNLLARDPLFAGTPICPATLPVVDALLDDECLLSSLTAIEMNPGQASQPLHSDDGSYGFPRPAPTSIVVAMWALTDFSRENGGTHVVPGSHRADHTPRRGEHPETEQVEMSAGSVLFYDGSLWHGGGENRSDERRMGIVNNYCAGYLRQEESQLLALPRDRVAAFPPRLRKLVGYGTYRGLIGHVDQRSPETLVDPDAQSDMVWGKIGR, encoded by the coding sequence GTGGGCCGATTCATCGGCCGTCGAGGTGTCGTGATGCTCTCCGCCGGTGCGAACGCGTTCTCCGTCGAGCCTCTACCCGACCAGGAGGTCTCGCGGATCGCGGCCGAGATCGACGAGCGGGGCTTCGCCGTTCGCGAGGGGCTGATCCCGGATTCGCTCCGCGAGGCGTTGATCGAGCGCATCGACGCGCTGATGGACGAACTCGCCATCCCGTTCGGAGGGAATCGATTCCTCGGGACCCACACGCGCCGGATCTTCAATCTGCTCGCCCGGGACCCGCTCTTCGCAGGCACGCCGATCTGTCCAGCGACGCTCCCGGTGGTGGACGCGCTGCTGGACGACGAGTGCCTTCTGTCGTCGCTCACGGCGATCGAGATGAACCCCGGCCAGGCGAGCCAGCCGCTCCACAGCGACGACGGCTCCTACGGCTTCCCGCGTCCCGCGCCGACGAGCATCGTGGTCGCGATGTGGGCGCTCACCGATTTCTCCCGGGAGAATGGCGGGACGCACGTCGTTCCGGGCTCGCATCGTGCCGACCACACGCCGCGCCGGGGGGAGCACCCCGAGACCGAGCAGGTCGAGATGTCCGCCGGAAGCGTCCTCTTCTACGACGGCAGCCTGTGGCACGGTGGCGGCGAGAACCGATCCGACGAACGACGAATGGGGATCGTCAACAACTACTGCGCCGGCTATCTCCGCCAGGAAGAGAGTCAGCTCCTCGCCCTGCCGCGTGATCGCGTCGCGGCCTTCCCGCCGCGGCTGCGCAAGCTGGTCGGCTACGGCACGTATCGTGGTCTGATCGGCCACGTGGATCAGAGGAGCCCCGAGACCCTGGTCGACCCCGACGCCCAGAGCGACATGGTCTGGGGGAAGATCGGCCGCTAG
- a CDS encoding TauD/TfdA family dioxygenase: MEIEVTPRTSAIGADVAGLDLGKPVDDETLATIQTALDDHMVLFLGEQDVTPAEQLAFTERFGPIERHPFGRHLDDPADVGLLDQTEPRRDGANRWHMDSTFMPKPPALLALRAVKLPSLGGDTTWASMAAAYEALSGPIQRALEEMTAIHDVTGPLVRAIETGHSVGGLDEIQAAWPPCSHPVVCRHPRTGRKLLFVNSNFTTRIEGVSERESEMLLRFLFEWVRSPEFHVRFTWRPGSVVLWDNLATQHFAVADYHERRIMHRVQTAGTWQPSA, from the coding sequence ATGGAGATCGAGGTCACGCCCAGAACCAGCGCCATCGGCGCAGACGTCGCTGGGCTCGACCTCGGCAAGCCGGTCGACGACGAGACGCTCGCCACGATCCAGACGGCCCTCGACGACCACATGGTGCTCTTTCTCGGGGAGCAGGACGTCACCCCCGCCGAGCAGCTCGCCTTCACCGAACGCTTCGGCCCGATCGAACGTCACCCCTTCGGTCGGCATCTCGACGATCCCGCGGACGTGGGTCTGCTCGACCAGACCGAGCCCAGGCGCGACGGCGCGAACCGGTGGCACATGGATTCGACGTTCATGCCGAAGCCGCCCGCCCTGCTGGCGCTCCGCGCCGTGAAGCTCCCGAGCCTCGGCGGCGACACCACCTGGGCCTCGATGGCCGCGGCGTACGAGGCGCTCTCCGGACCGATCCAGCGCGCACTCGAGGAGATGACCGCGATCCACGACGTGACCGGCCCCCTCGTCCGCGCGATCGAGACCGGTCACAGCGTGGGCGGCCTCGACGAAATCCAGGCCGCCTGGCCGCCCTGCTCGCATCCGGTGGTCTGCCGGCATCCGCGCACGGGCCGCAAGCTCCTCTTCGTGAACTCGAACTTCACGACGCGAATCGAAGGCGTGAGCGAACGCGAGAGCGAGATGCTCCTCCGCTTCCTCTTCGAATGGGTGCGCTCGCCGGAGTTCCACGTCCGCTTCACGTGGCGCCCCGGCTCCGTCGTCCTCTGGGACAACCTCGCCACCCAGCATTTCGCGGTCGCCGACTATCACGAGCGCCGGATCATGCATCGGGTCCAGACCGCCGGCACCTGGCAGCCGAGCGCCTGA